From a region of the Candidatus Hydrogenedentota bacterium genome:
- a CDS encoding secondary thiamine-phosphate synthase enzyme YjbQ codes for MTEINIRTTEHCQFVNIDRHVQRAVDEAKVKDGVCVVFVPHTTAGITINENADPDVVADMKTALNRVVPWDAGYAHAEGNAAAHVKACMMGFSQQVLVKSGRIQLGTWQSVYFCEFDGPRSRKVWIQCLRSE; via the coding sequence ATGACCGAAATTAACATACGGACCACGGAACACTGCCAGTTCGTCAACATTGACCGTCACGTGCAGCGCGCCGTGGATGAAGCGAAGGTCAAGGATGGCGTGTGCGTGGTCTTCGTCCCACACACGACAGCCGGCATAACGATCAACGAAAACGCCGATCCCGACGTGGTCGCGGACATGAAGACGGCACTGAATCGAGTCGTGCCGTGGGACGCGGGCTATGCCCACGCGGAGGGAAACGCGGCGGCGCACGTGAAAGCGTGCATGATGGGCTTCAGCCAGCAGGTACTCGTTAAGAGCGGGCGGATTCAGTTGGGCACGTGGCAGTCCGTCTATTTCTGCGAGTTCGATGGGCCCCGATCGCGAAAAGTATGGATTCAGTGCTTGCGATCTGAGTAG
- a CDS encoding TetR/AcrR family transcriptional regulator, which yields MTTVSGKQRELRQRDDLFLRLAQAMLLSDGYHGLTMSRIAEAARFSKGTVYARFACKEELVAELGFRCTQKRLEMIERCVQFPGRPRERMVALGEATEHFFRLYPDELRVIHIIDAEAVLEKVSEEQRARMKSADLRVFEIMSSIIVDAVDCGDLVLPARSSPAELCFALWGLVDGGASAVLGGLPLSHLGISDSYGAIARGCHLLMDGSGWHPLSSEWQYSTVARQIREAVLSDEARQVSSRLARQAQDVSAS from the coding sequence ATGACTACGGTCTCTGGCAAACAGCGCGAACTCCGACAACGCGACGACCTCTTTCTTCGGCTGGCGCAAGCCATGTTGCTCAGCGACGGGTATCATGGCCTGACCATGAGCCGGATAGCCGAGGCCGCGCGGTTTTCGAAGGGCACTGTCTACGCGAGATTTGCGTGCAAAGAGGAACTCGTTGCGGAATTGGGCTTTCGGTGCACGCAAAAGCGCCTGGAGATGATTGAACGCTGCGTGCAGTTTCCTGGCAGGCCGCGAGAACGAATGGTTGCGCTGGGAGAAGCAACGGAACACTTCTTCCGCTTGTACCCCGACGAACTCCGGGTCATTCACATCATTGACGCGGAGGCCGTGCTCGAGAAAGTATCCGAAGAGCAGCGTGCCCGAATGAAGTCCGCCGACTTGCGCGTGTTCGAAATCATGTCTTCCATTATCGTGGATGCCGTGGACTGCGGTGACTTGGTATTGCCTGCCCGCAGCAGTCCGGCAGAATTGTGCTTCGCGTTGTGGGGGCTTGTCGATGGTGGGGCCAGTGCCGTTCTCGGTGGCCTGCCTCTCTCCCATCTTGGGATTTCGGATTCGTACGGAGCGATCGCTCGTGGATGCCACCTGCTTATGGATGGCTCCGGCTGGCATCCACTCTCCAGCGAGTGGCAATACAGCACCGTCGCCCGTCAGATTCGCGAGGCGGTTCTATCCGACGAGGCGCGGCAGGTATCTTCCCGTCTGGCTCGCCAAGCACAAGACGTCTCGGCAAGCTGA